One part of the Aliivibrio fischeri ATCC 7744 = JCM 18803 = DSM 507 genome encodes these proteins:
- a CDS encoding ABC transporter permease, producing the protein MSKEINRFVRIWVQTLVPPAITMTLYFIIFGNLIGSRIGEMSGFSYMEYIVPGLIMMSVITNSYSNVASSFFSSKFQKNIEELLVAPVPNYIIIAGFVGGGVVRGLLVGALVTCVSLFFVDIQIAHLGVIMLTVLMTSIVFSLGGLINAVFARTFDDISIIPTFVLTPLTYLGGVFYSISLLPEFWQGVSKLNPIVYMVNAFRYGFLGVSDVGIGTAFAVLSVFIIALYSIAWHLVSKGIGLRS; encoded by the coding sequence ATCTCAAAAGAAATAAACCGTTTTGTTCGTATTTGGGTTCAAACATTAGTTCCACCAGCAATAACCATGACGCTCTATTTCATTATTTTTGGTAATTTAATTGGGTCACGCATTGGTGAAATGAGTGGCTTTAGTTATATGGAATATATTGTTCCTGGTTTGATCATGATGTCAGTTATAACTAACTCATATTCAAATGTAGCTTCTTCTTTCTTTAGTTCTAAGTTTCAAAAGAACATAGAAGAGTTACTTGTGGCTCCTGTACCTAACTACATTATTATCGCAGGATTTGTTGGTGGTGGTGTTGTTCGAGGCTTGTTGGTTGGTGCATTAGTTACTTGTGTGTCTCTATTTTTCGTTGATATTCAAATTGCTCATCTTGGCGTGATCATGCTGACGGTATTAATGACATCCATTGTTTTTTCATTGGGTGGATTGATTAATGCCGTTTTTGCTAGAACATTTGATGACATTAGTATTATCCCAACGTTTGTATTAACGCCATTAACGTATTTAGGTGGTGTTTTTTACTCGATAAGTCTATTGCCTGAATTTTGGCAAGGGGTTTCTAAGTTAAACCCGATAGTTTATATGGTAAATGCGTTCCGTTACGGTTTCTTAGGTGTCTCTGATGTTGGGATCGGTACGGCATTTGCTGTGTTGTCTGTGTTTATTATTGCTTTATATAGTATTGCTTGGCACCTGGTCTCTAAGGGGATTGGCTTAAGAAGTTAA
- a CDS encoding IS3 family transposase (programmed frameshift): protein MKIKSQRKFSNEFKRNAVQQSLDSPDTVKSVAISIGIAPQLLVKWRSQMTSKKHTVAPIPNKGPEKSLKELEREVVELKKRLADAELENDNLKKGDGLLRKTKRIRFEFISKYSSPVRPVVKLCRYLDVSTSGYYKWLNREPTLRDRYNAELKCFLKDESERQHCVPGYRKLYEAAISYGFICNKKRIQRLLQSLGYRSRASKKRHGCAPKQKLGFPAFNLLDRKFSVSQPNRVWTSDITQVRCSEGWQYLCVVLDLYSRKVISWSTSRINNAELVVRSLKKAWERRRPDGSQLMFHSDQGVQYTSEMTMRWLYKRGITISMSRKGNCWDNACSESFFAQYKKEWISCLGQLSREEMTMQSRLYIDGYYNPIRRHGTLGGKSPIDFELSN from the exons ATGAAAATCAAATCACAACGAAAGTTTTCTAATGAGTTCAAAAGAAACGCAGTTCAACAGTCATTAGACTCTCCAGATACAGTAAAATCAGTGGCGATCTCTATTGGGATCGCTCCTCAGCTATTGGTAAAATGGAGAAGCCAGATGACATCTAAAAAACACACAGTAGCGCCCATTCCTAATAAAGGCCCTGAAAAATCGCTAAAAGAACTAGAGCGTGAGGTTGTCGAACTTAAAAAACGCTTAGCAGATGCGGAGTTGGAGAACGATA ATCTTAAAAAAGGCGACGGCCTACTTCGAAAGACGAAGAGAATAAGATTTGAGTTTATTTCCAAGTACTCAAGCCCAGTAAGGCCGGTAGTAAAACTTTGTCGCTATCTTGATGTGTCCACTTCAGGGTATTATAAGTGGTTAAATAGAGAGCCTACGCTTCGCGATAGATATAACGCTGAATTGAAGTGTTTTTTAAAAGACGAAAGCGAACGTCAACACTGTGTCCCTGGCTATAGAAAACTCTATGAAGCCGCTATCTCTTATGGTTTTATTTGTAATAAGAAACGGATCCAACGTCTGCTTCAAAGTCTTGGTTATCGTTCCAGAGCGAGTAAGAAGAGGCATGGGTGTGCGCCTAAGCAGAAATTAGGCTTTCCAGCTTTTAATTTACTGGACCGAAAGTTTTCAGTATCACAGCCAAACAGGGTTTGGACTTCAGACATTACTCAGGTCCGATGTAGTGAGGGTTGGCAGTACTTATGTGTTGTATTAGACCTTTACTCAAGAAAGGTCATCAGTTGGTCGACGAGTAGGATTAACAACGCAGAGCTTGTAGTTCGTAGTTTAAAGAAGGCTTGGGAAAGACGTAGACCTGATGGTAGTCAATTGATGTTTCATTCAGACCAAGGAGTTCAGTATACGTCAGAGATGACGATGCGTTGGTTGTACAAGAGAGGAATAACAATCAGTATGTCCCGTAAAGGAAACTGTTGGGATAATGCTTGTTCAGAGAGTTTCTTTGCTCAGTATAAAAAGGAATGGATAAGCTGTTTAGGGCAACTATCAAGAGAAGAGATGACAATGCAAAGTCGACTTTATATCGATGGCTATTATAATCCGATAAGAAGGCATGGGACTCTAGGAGGAAAGAGCCCCATAGATTTTGAGTTAAGTAACTAA
- the panB gene encoding 3-methyl-2-oxobutanoate hydroxymethyltransferase produces the protein MKKISIHDLMKWKQEGKKFATVTAYDASFAQLFEQQEVPVLLVGDSLGMVLQGKSDTLPVTTEEIAYHTRCVRAGSPNSLVMADMPFMSYATPEQACENAGKLMQAGANMVKIEGGEWIAETVRILAERAVPVCAHLGLTPQSVNIFGGFRIQGRDEAKAEQMVKDALTLEAAGAQIILLECVPASLAERITKACTVPVIGIGAGNATDGQILVMHDMFGISANYMPKFSKNFLAETGDMRKAVTKYIQDVEQGTFPAAEHTFN, from the coding sequence ATGAAAAAAATCTCTATTCATGACTTAATGAAGTGGAAGCAAGAAGGCAAAAAATTTGCCACTGTTACAGCATATGATGCTAGCTTCGCACAACTATTTGAACAGCAAGAAGTCCCTGTTCTATTAGTCGGTGATTCATTAGGTATGGTTTTACAAGGTAAGAGTGACACGCTACCTGTAACCACTGAAGAGATCGCTTACCATACTCGCTGTGTGCGTGCTGGTAGCCCAAATAGTTTAGTTATGGCTGATATGCCATTCATGAGCTATGCTACTCCAGAACAAGCGTGTGAAAATGCAGGCAAGCTAATGCAAGCAGGCGCTAACATGGTAAAAATTGAAGGCGGAGAATGGATAGCTGAAACCGTTCGCATCCTTGCTGAGCGCGCTGTACCGGTTTGTGCACACCTTGGTTTAACACCTCAATCAGTTAATATTTTTGGTGGATTCCGCATTCAAGGCCGTGATGAAGCTAAAGCAGAGCAAATGGTAAAAGATGCACTAACACTTGAAGCTGCTGGTGCTCAAATTATTCTATTAGAATGTGTTCCTGCTTCTCTTGCTGAACGCATTACAAAAGCATGTACCGTTCCTGTTATTGGTATTGGTGCAGGCAATGCAACGGATGGTCAGATCCTTGTAATGCACGATATGTTTGGTATTTCAGCTAACTACATGCCTAAATTCTCTAAAAACTTTTTGGCAGAAACTGGTGATATGCGTAAAGCCGTCACTAAATATATTCAAGATGTTGAGCAAGGTACATTCCCTGCTGCTGAACATACATTTAACTAA
- a CDS encoding SulP family inorganic anion transporter — translation MFGQRFDNINLKGDLFGGVTTAIISLPLALAFGVASGAGAEAGLWGAIMVGLFASLFGGSSTLISEPTGPMTVIMTAVLTSMVAKYPETGMAMTFTVVMMAGAFQILLGTLKLGKYITLMPYSVISGFMSGIGIILIILQLSPLLGHAAPAGGVIGTLSALPDTLANLDIKELFLGLLTLGVLFLFPDKYRKYVPAQLVALVAVTLLSVLFFDMESIRRIGEIPAGLPSLVIPTINFEMFTTMVIDALVLGTLGCIDTLLTAVIGDSLTRKEHDSDKELRGQGLANMISGLFGALPGAGATMGTVTNIQVGARSPLSGVFRAAVLALVVLVAGGLTEPIPMAVLAGIAVYVGFNILDWSFIQRAHKVSFAGMAIMYGVMLLTVFVDLIVAVGLGVFISNIIIIERLSREQARQVKAISDADEDDVPLTDSEKALLDKANGKVLFFYLSGPMIFSVSKAISRQHSSISDYEVMILDLTDVPMIDVTVGLALENAINDALDADCKVYLLCPNEQTKEQLEKFHVTDLIPSENTYKFRYEALKSAIKYVSPNEE, via the coding sequence GTGTTTGGTCAACGGTTTGACAATATTAATTTAAAAGGGGATCTCTTTGGAGGGGTTACCACGGCCATAATATCGCTCCCTCTCGCACTGGCGTTTGGTGTGGCATCTGGTGCTGGAGCTGAGGCCGGTCTTTGGGGGGCGATAATGGTGGGGCTTTTTGCTTCATTATTTGGGGGCTCTTCAACGTTAATCTCTGAGCCAACAGGTCCCATGACCGTTATCATGACTGCTGTTTTAACTAGTATGGTAGCGAAATATCCTGAAACGGGTATGGCTATGACGTTTACTGTTGTAATGATGGCCGGTGCGTTCCAAATTTTACTCGGTACACTAAAACTGGGTAAATACATTACCTTGATGCCTTATAGTGTTATCTCTGGCTTTATGTCTGGTATCGGTATTATTCTTATCATTCTTCAACTTTCTCCTTTATTAGGGCATGCAGCACCTGCGGGGGGAGTTATCGGAACCTTATCTGCATTACCTGATACATTAGCTAACTTGGACATTAAAGAGTTATTTCTTGGGTTATTAACGCTTGGGGTTTTATTTTTATTTCCTGATAAATATCGAAAATACGTACCAGCTCAATTAGTGGCTCTTGTTGCGGTAACTCTGCTCTCTGTTCTCTTTTTTGATATGGAATCTATTCGTCGAATTGGTGAGATACCTGCCGGTCTACCTTCTCTGGTTATTCCAACCATTAATTTTGAAATGTTCACCACCATGGTTATTGACGCTTTGGTTCTTGGCACATTGGGTTGTATAGATACCTTGTTGACTGCCGTGATTGGTGACTCATTAACACGTAAGGAGCACGATTCAGATAAAGAGTTACGAGGCCAAGGTTTAGCGAATATGATCTCTGGCTTATTTGGTGCTTTACCTGGTGCTGGTGCTACTATGGGGACGGTAACTAATATTCAAGTTGGCGCTCGCTCACCGTTATCTGGGGTGTTTAGGGCAGCAGTGCTCGCTTTAGTCGTATTGGTTGCAGGTGGATTAACTGAACCTATTCCGATGGCGGTATTAGCTGGTATTGCTGTGTATGTCGGTTTTAATATTTTGGATTGGAGTTTTATTCAACGCGCTCATAAAGTTAGCTTTGCAGGCATGGCCATTATGTACGGTGTTATGTTATTAACCGTATTTGTTGATTTAATTGTGGCGGTTGGCCTTGGTGTATTTATCTCTAATATTATTATTATAGAGCGATTAAGCCGAGAGCAAGCAAGGCAAGTAAAAGCGATCAGCGATGCTGATGAAGATGATGTTCCTTTAACGGACAGTGAAAAAGCACTATTAGATAAAGCCAATGGAAAAGTACTCTTCTTTTACTTATCGGGCCCAATGATATTCAGTGTGTCTAAAGCCATTTCAAGACAGCACAGCAGTATTTCTGATTATGAAGTCATGATACTTGATTTAACCGATGTGCCTATGATTGATGTGACCGTTGGGTTGGCGTTAGAGAATGCGATTAATGATGCATTAGATGCAGATTGTAAAGTGTACTTATTATGTCCCAATGAGCAAACGAAAGAACAGTTAGAGAAGTTTCATGTTACGGATTTAATTCCGAGTGAGAACACCTATAAATTTCGTTATGAAGCGCTTAAGTCTGCAATAAAATATGTTTCACCGAATGAAGAGTAA
- the hpt gene encoding hypoxanthine phosphoribosyltransferase, with amino-acid sequence MKHTVEVMISEQEVNQRVKELGQQISEHYKDSEGLVMVGLLRGSFVFMADLARAIDVPMTVDFMTASSYGNNMESTRDVRILKDLDDDIKGKDVLLVEDIIDTGNTLSKVCEILSIREPNSITICTLLDKPSRREVEVNVDWIGFSIPDEFVVGVGIDYAQKYRNLSYIGKVVPQE; translated from the coding sequence ATGAAACATACAGTAGAGGTAATGATCTCGGAGCAAGAGGTCAACCAACGTGTAAAAGAACTAGGTCAACAAATTTCAGAACACTATAAAGATTCTGAAGGATTAGTAATGGTTGGCTTATTACGAGGTTCATTCGTATTCATGGCTGATTTAGCGCGAGCTATTGATGTGCCAATGACTGTAGACTTTATGACAGCATCAAGTTACGGCAACAATATGGAAAGTACTCGTGATGTACGAATCTTAAAAGATTTAGATGACGATATTAAAGGTAAAGATGTTCTTCTAGTTGAAGATATTATTGATACAGGTAATACGTTAAGTAAGGTTTGTGAGATCCTATCAATTCGTGAACCAAATTCAATTACGATTTGTACATTACTTGATAAACCTTCTCGTCGTGAAGTTGAAGTCAATGTTGATTGGATTGGTTTTTCAATCCCTGACGAATTTGTTGTTGGTGTGGGTATTGATTATGCTCAGAAGTACCGTAACTTATCGTATATCGGAAAAGTGGTACCGCAAGAATAA
- a CDS encoding TetR/AcrR family transcriptional regulator: protein MDTIQKRPRTRLSPEKRKEQLLDIAIEVFSQRGIGRGGHADIAEIAQVSVATVFNYFPTREDLVDDVLNKVENEFHQFINNSISLDLDVRSNLNTLLLNIIDSVQTGNKWIKVWFEWSTSTRDEVWPLFLSTHSNTNQVIKTMFEEGIERNEVCNDHTPENLTKMLHGICYSVFIQANRNSSSEEMEETANCFLNMLCIYK, encoded by the coding sequence ATGGATACAATCCAAAAAAGGCCTAGAACAAGGCTATCTCCAGAAAAGCGCAAAGAACAATTACTTGATATCGCAATTGAAGTATTTTCACAACGTGGCATCGGTCGCGGTGGTCATGCTGATATTGCAGAAATCGCTCAGGTCTCTGTCGCTACCGTGTTTAATTACTTCCCAACAAGAGAAGATCTTGTTGATGATGTATTAAATAAAGTTGAAAACGAATTTCACCAATTCATCAATAATTCAATTTCTCTTGATCTTGATGTTCGTTCTAACCTTAATACTCTTCTTCTGAATATCATTGACAGTGTTCAAACTGGTAATAAGTGGATCAAAGTATGGTTTGAATGGAGTACCTCTACTCGTGATGAAGTATGGCCTCTTTTCTTAAGTACTCACTCAAATACAAATCAAGTTATCAAAACTATGTTTGAAGAAGGTATTGAACGTAACGAAGTATGTAACGATCATACCCCTGAAAACCTAACAAAAATGCTTCATGGTATTTGTTACTCTGTTTTCATTCAGGCTAACCGTAATAGTTCATCTGAAGAAATGGAAGAAACAGCAAATTGCTTCTTGAATATGTTGTGTATTTATAAATAG
- the can gene encoding carbonate dehydratase — translation MPEIKELFENNSKWAKSIKAERPEYFAKLEEGQHPGFLWIGCSDSRVPAERLTGLYSGELFVHRNVANQVIHTDLNCLSVLQYAVDVLKIRHIIVCGHYGCGGVNAAIDNPPLGLINNWLLHIRDLFLKHRTVFGKLPREEWGDKLCEINVAEQVYNVGNSTIMQNAWERGQDVQIHGVVYGMGDGVLNDLGVKGHSRESLEISYQAAMSNITNVGDE, via the coding sequence ATGCCAGAAATTAAAGAACTTTTTGAGAATAATTCTAAATGGGCTAAATCAATAAAAGCAGAACGCCCTGAATATTTTGCAAAACTAGAAGAAGGTCAACACCCAGGTTTTTTATGGATAGGTTGCTCAGATAGTCGAGTACCAGCAGAACGTTTAACTGGGTTATATTCCGGCGAACTATTTGTACATCGAAATGTAGCAAACCAAGTTATTCATACAGATTTAAACTGCTTATCCGTTCTTCAATATGCTGTCGATGTTTTAAAAATCAGACATATTATTGTTTGTGGCCATTATGGCTGTGGTGGTGTAAATGCAGCTATTGATAATCCTCCTTTAGGCTTAATCAACAACTGGCTACTACATATTAGAGATTTATTCCTAAAACACAGAACTGTATTTGGTAAATTACCTCGTGAAGAATGGGGTGATAAGTTATGTGAAATTAACGTCGCAGAACAAGTATATAACGTAGGTAACTCAACCATTATGCAAAACGCTTGGGAACGTGGACAAGACGTTCAAATTCATGGTGTTGTGTATGGCATGGGGGATGGCGTTTTAAATGATCTTGGCGTAAAAGGTCATAGTCGTGAATCATTAGAAATATCATATCAAGCAGCAATGTCTAATATTACTAATGTTGGTGATGAATGA
- the folK gene encoding 2-amino-4-hydroxy-6-hydroxymethyldihydropteridine diphosphokinase, with protein MIKVIIAIGSNLGDPVAQAKVAINALHQLPDSKVTAVSSLYSSSPMGPQDQPDYINAVVEIETNLAPMELLDLTQKIELEQGRVRKEERWGPRTLDLDIILFGDQTIDNERLTVPHYGMKEREFVLYPLAEIYNDLTLPDGTTLSQLLKTVDRNGLSIWED; from the coding sequence ATGATCAAAGTAATTATTGCGATTGGGAGTAACCTTGGAGATCCCGTAGCTCAAGCAAAAGTGGCTATCAATGCCCTGCACCAGCTCCCGGACTCTAAAGTAACAGCGGTATCGTCGCTTTACAGCAGCTCACCTATGGGCCCTCAAGATCAACCTGACTACATTAACGCAGTTGTTGAGATTGAAACCAACCTTGCTCCAATGGAATTACTGGATCTCACTCAAAAGATTGAGCTTGAGCAAGGTCGTGTGCGTAAGGAAGAGCGCTGGGGACCAAGAACTTTAGATCTCGATATTATTTTATTTGGCGATCAAACGATCGACAATGAGCGATTAACCGTGCCTCATTACGGCATGAAAGAACGTGAATTTGTTCTTTATCCGCTCGCTGAAATTTATAATGATTTAACTTTACCTGATGGCACAACCCTCTCTCAGTTACTAAAAACTGTCGATAGAAATGGTTTGTCTATTTGGGAAGATTAA
- a CDS encoding ABC transporter ATP-binding protein: MYALEIEQLRKTYSGGFEALKGVSLTVEKGDFYALLGPNGAGKSTTIGVISSLVNKTSGQVQVFGYDIDTQLVQAKQQIGLVPQEFNFNPFETVLQIVIQQAGYYGVSRTLAKERAQKYLTQLDLWEKRNDRARNLSGGMKRRLMIARALMHEPKLLILDEPTAGVDIELRRSMWEFLKQINEQGVTIILTTHYLEEAEMLCRNIGIINKGEVIENTSMKSLLNKLQVETFILDLAENSPVPVLDGAKITSCKDGSIEVEIDKSQGLNYLFEQLNHQGINVLSMRNKANRLEELFVSIVRSGEAK; the protein is encoded by the coding sequence ATGTACGCATTAGAAATTGAACAATTAAGAAAAACCTATTCAGGTGGTTTTGAAGCTCTAAAAGGAGTGAGCTTAACCGTTGAAAAAGGAGATTTTTATGCCTTACTTGGTCCTAATGGGGCAGGAAAGTCGACGACAATAGGTGTCATTAGCTCTTTGGTAAACAAAACATCAGGCCAAGTACAAGTATTTGGTTATGACATTGATACCCAACTAGTACAGGCAAAGCAGCAAATAGGCTTGGTACCACAAGAGTTTAATTTCAATCCATTTGAAACCGTGTTGCAAATTGTAATTCAACAAGCGGGTTATTATGGTGTATCTCGTACATTAGCAAAAGAGAGAGCTCAAAAATATTTAACTCAGTTGGATCTGTGGGAAAAAAGAAATGATCGTGCACGTAACTTATCTGGAGGTATGAAACGTCGCTTAATGATTGCTCGTGCTTTAATGCATGAACCTAAATTATTAATTCTTGATGAACCAACAGCTGGTGTTGATATTGAGCTTCGTCGTTCTATGTGGGAGTTTCTAAAGCAAATTAATGAACAAGGAGTGACGATCATATTAACTACGCACTATCTTGAAGAAGCTGAAATGCTTTGTCGAAATATAGGAATTATTAATAAAGGTGAGGTAATAGAGAATACCTCAATGAAGTCATTATTGAATAAACTTCAAGTTGAAACCTTTATTTTGGATCTTGCTGAAAATAGCCCTGTTCCTGTTTTAGACGGTGCAAAAATAACCAGTTGTAAAGATGGCTCTATTGAAGTTGAAATTGATAAATCTCAGGGACTTAATTACCTTTTTGAGCAGTTAAATCATCAAGGTATTAATGTGCTCTCTATGAGGAATAAAGCAAATCGATTAGAAGAATTGTTTGTTAGTATTGTTCGTTCAGGAGAAGCAAAATAA
- the panC gene encoding pantoate--beta-alanine ligase, protein MDIFSEILPLREQIKTWKREGKRIAFVPTMGNLHEGHLTLIRTAREHADIVVASIFVNPMQFNNVDDLTNYPRTMDEDVEKLTSENVDLVFTPTPEIMYPEGLEKQTTVDVPVISTILEGASRPGHFKGVSTVVNKLFNIVQPDVACFGEKDFQQLALIRQMVIDMALDVEIVGVPTVREMDGLAMSSRNNLLTLNERQRAPVLARTMRWISSQMRGGRNDYLSLIEDASDQLRAADLQPDEIFIRDARTLQEPTEETTQAVILMAAFLGQVRLIDNLVVELSATSSDEEE, encoded by the coding sequence ATGGACATTTTTTCTGAAATTTTACCATTACGCGAGCAGATCAAAACTTGGAAACGCGAAGGTAAACGCATTGCTTTCGTACCAACAATGGGAAATCTGCACGAAGGTCATTTAACCCTAATTCGCACAGCTCGCGAACATGCTGATATTGTTGTTGCTAGTATTTTTGTTAATCCGATGCAATTTAACAATGTTGATGACCTAACTAACTACCCAAGAACAATGGACGAAGATGTTGAAAAACTTACTTCTGAAAACGTTGATCTTGTCTTCACACCAACACCTGAGATCATGTACCCAGAAGGATTAGAGAAACAAACAACTGTTGATGTTCCTGTTATCTCTACCATTTTAGAAGGTGCTTCTCGTCCAGGTCACTTTAAAGGTGTTTCGACGGTTGTTAATAAGCTATTCAATATTGTTCAACCTGATGTTGCTTGCTTTGGTGAAAAAGATTTCCAACAGCTTGCGCTTATTCGTCAAATGGTTATCGATATGGCGTTAGATGTTGAAATCGTTGGCGTACCAACCGTTCGTGAAATGGATGGATTGGCAATGAGCTCACGCAATAACCTATTAACACTTAATGAACGTCAGCGTGCACCAGTTTTAGCTCGCACTATGCGTTGGATCAGTAGCCAAATGCGTGGCGGCCGTAATGATTATCTATCTCTAATTGAAGATGCTAGTGATCAACTACGCGCAGCGGATCTGCAACCGGATGAGATCTTCATTCGTGATGCAAGAACGCTACAAGAACCAACAGAAGAGACAACTCAAGCCGTTATTCTAATGGCAGCCTTCCTTGGTCAAGTTCGTTTAATTGATAACTTAGTTGTTGAATTATCGGCGACATCGAGCGACGAAGAAGAGTAA